In Brachionichthys hirsutus isolate HB-005 unplaced genomic scaffold, CSIRO-AGI_Bhir_v1 contig_542, whole genome shotgun sequence, the DNA window TGTCTTTCATATAATGGTATTGGCTTGTCCAGTTAATTTCAGTTATAATCATGTTATTGATTGCTGGCCTTTGGTCACGGTAAttacatttctttcctttctgcatGCAGCACAATCTCCTCCCCTCATTGCTGTACAATATGGCAGATTTGTGATCACAATTTGTAGCCGGGAAGCAATATTCAATTTACGAGATGGAATGTTCTCTTCATTTAGGCTAAACAGAATTTGAATGCAAGTTAGATAATCagttcatttccatttccattgcTTCCTAATGTGCTTATTCATATTATATGAGCTTGTGTTAGATGTGTTTTCATCCATTAAGCCTTGTGGAGGCTTTGACTGATAATtaatgtgggtttttttcccaAGTTTCCCGGAGATGATTGGAGATAGTTGTGCTTGTCAGTCTATTTTGAGTGGACTCCATCTGCCTTTGAACCCATTTCTGTTCCACCACATTAGTTTCCTCTTATCTGTTCATTTTCAGCCTTTCATTTTGCCTCAGCACCCAAAACACATCCTTAAACGCAGACAGCTACAAACTATCTAATCTACACCCTCCTTTCTGCTTCACTTTACTGCTTAGACTCTGAACTCTGTGACTCCTCACCTGGATGTGGAGGAGTGCAGCATTTCTCTGATGCCCAGGAACCGCGAGAAGAACCGTAGCATGGATGTCCTGCCTCCGGACCGCTCCCTCGCCTTCCTCGTCACCGCCGACGGGGAAGGCAGCAACTACATCAACGCAGCACTTGCTGACAGCTTCCTGCGGCCCGCCGCCTTCGTGGTGACGCCACACCCGCTGCCCGGTACCACCACTGACTTCTGGAGGCTCGTGTACGACTACGGATGCACCTCAGTGGTGATGCTCAACCAGCTCAACCAGTCCAACTCTGCTTGGGTAAGAGGACAAAAAGGTAGCAACATGATGGAGCTCAAGCCTTTTTGATGGTTTGTTGCATTTCATATGAATTCatcttgctgcaggttgactTCTACTTCCCTCTGAGAAATGTGCAGCATGTATTAACGAAAGGAAGAACAGGGAGTCTGCAGCGCCAGGGCCAAATTCCTGACAGTTCAAACACTGTTGGCAAAtgtaaatctgaaaataaactgGTCTGGAAGGAAAGATGAGgagcttttttctttccatcGATGACTAAATAAAGATATGGAACAAAACGCGGATGCCTCCACCGTAGTCAGACATGCAGCAGTTTAGCCAGGTCACAAGCAacaactgaataaaaaaaaaaaaatgcatccccTGGACttttaaatgcaaaagaaattAAGCAATCCCTGCAAATGGTAAAGTGTCTCAACTACTTTCAAAATGTAGCAAAACTGATTCAATTAAATTGAAGAGTTAAACTCTTCCCTCTGGAATACTTGTTTGCGCCGGAAAACttgaaagtgtaaaaaaaaaagctattttatgAGTGCAGTGCATTATTTTATCATGCTGTATTTTCCAGAAGCTGAGGACTGTCTTTTATTCAGAAGTTAGAACAACGACACTGTTTGTTTAGCTTTGTAGACCATTTCCGTGATGGTGGGGTTACATCTTCATGAAGGTGCTGAtcattgttctctttttttttaccttttaaaaatgcattaacctaATATTACCTTTAGTGAATGCATTAATCACTGGAATTTATAAATTAAAAAGGGACTGCTTGGCCTCGGAGGAGGTCCCTGCTGTACTGAGAGTTTTCCAACTGCTTAATTATTGTCGCTGTGTATGAATGTTGAAAATGATCTGTAGAGGTAATCATGAATAAACATGACTGCTCATTTTATTCCTTATCATTAAACATGGGGCGGTGGTATAGTGACAACATGACCAGCACATCACTCCTTCCTTTAGATAAGACACGAATGTCAGGGTCCGGTGATAATGGCTCATTTGTTCACTCTTTAACTCTTGCTTTGACATTCAGCCTGTTCATTTCATTAATGTCTTCTTATCATATCTCCCCGCACCTGCTCTCCTACGGTCTTCATTCTGCCGTCTCCCTAACTCCGATCGTCAAGTTGAATTCCCTCTAAACATTCCCTCCACGCCAGTCACTAGTACACCTGTCCTTCCTGTGTCACTCGCGTGGTCTGCCTCTCCTTCCTTGTCACTCAGCAACAGTGGATTAGCGGCTCCCCTCCCAGCACGCACACGGACACTCGGTGTCTCCTGTctgaatatataaatgtttatctCTCTTCCTGCCCAGTGTCACCTGTAAATACCCCTTCTGTCATTTTGAAATGCCACCGTCTTATCTGACTCCAAGGCTCCCTTCAGAACCCAAAGTCATTGTGGAAGACATTTGCATGTTGAcattgggggcgggggggctacATCTTTGAAGCCGCTCTGATTGGAGAGCTTGTTCATCCACCAGCCTCACGgctaacttcctgtttctttttttcgcTCCCAAGCAAAGATAAGTCTCCTTCTCTATTAATTTATGATGTGCTAATGGTAATTATTTGCACTCATGAATAATTCACACTATAGGTAATTTTGGTATGTGTGAAAGATTGTTCCCAGTGACGAGCAGGTTGTTTATTTTCTCGATCATTTAATTTACGGCTACTTGTAGATTATCATTGTCATTTAGGCTCATGGCTGTCAATACTCAGGTGCCCTGCCTCGAGCAGCTATACCTCGACTCCTCTGACatctcctcccttcttcctcctcttctcttctcctcagcCTTGTCTGCAGTACTGGCCTGAACCAGGCCTCCAGCAGTTTGGGCCAATGACGGTGGAGCTTCTGTCCAGGACGGctgacgatgatgtcatcatccgTCTCTTCCGCGTTCAGAACATCACTCGGGTAATTGGATCGAGCACAAGATGAAAAGAATAGTAGAGAGCCTATCAGTGAACTAGAAATCTTGATTTCTACAAATTCTGTTCATGTATTTCAAGAAAAGATGTTTGCGTCGCTTTAATGGAAGGAAATAGTAGGATCTGCAGTAAATGCAAGCTCCTGAATCACTTCTAGGCACCTTCATATGTCAGGTTGACATAAATATGATGTTAGAATATCTAATCTTCTCACTAAATGTGTGATTTTCCTTTAATTGTggacatcaacaacaacaaaaacactcaAGTAGCCTCCTGTTCAGCTCCATGTTGCTGTGGgagacatttcatttattttacttgtaATGAAGCCTGATATTAATGTAGTAACTTTGAATGTGGAGCTCAGTTCCAGctggagttgttttttttatttgcagtgttTGGAATGATTTGCTGCTTATTAATCATGCTTTTGAAAATAATATGCTAATGTTATGAGCCATATATATCCCACATATTCTCAAGACGTATTTCATAAGCAGACATGATtagcacaattgtttttttgtttttgtttttttttatcttgactTTGAACAAACTCAATATTTCTAATGTGGTACTGATGCATTTAGgggttgtgagtgtgtgtgtgggtgtgtgtgtgtagtagtagtagtagtctcGTGCCCTTTGACCTCAGTAGGTGTCCAACATTCCCCTGCAGCAGCTTGTTTAGCCCATGCGTCCTTGTGCAGTCTGCTCAAGGTGACAAACCCTCCTAGCTTTTGTGCCGTTTACCTGACCTTTAGTGATACCCTGTCAGTGCACCCATCAGCTGCTTCTTAACCAGCCCATAAGTTACCTTGAAACCATataaaaaaaccacacaaaaaagCATGTTCCAACGTGACCTCTCTGCAGGATCCTGAGGAGACAGACATCACAGAGCAAGACACCAATAGCCTCTGTCCTAAGAAGGTACTCCAATGTCCattaaacacagaaaatatacTAAAAGTATTGATAAAGAAACTAATAACTGGGTTTAACAAGTGTAATATTATCCGGATGACTGGCAGGATCTATGGTGTCCGGTACAATGGCAAAATGTTGGGTGTTTTAACCACTTTTATTGCCATGGAGCAAAGCTGAGCAGGAAACATTGAGGCTAGCCTGTTTCCAGAATGGTAATACAATGCAACATAAAAAGTATGAAAGAAATATACTTTGTTTCtcaaaggaaacatttttattttgaagagaagTAAGCCTCGCATTTACAAACTATTAATTGAACAAACAAATCCACAGGGTATCCTCAGTTAGAGCATCATTTCTTCCGTCCGCCTGCTGCGTTCCTCATGCATGTGCTAGATGAACTAATGGAACTGTGAAGGGCAAGCTGGTAGCTTTTCTGACATCACCATTAGTTTTCTGGGACACTTCCAAGCTTGAGTTTAGGTTAACCGCTCAGTGGCATTTTAGAGGCCAGAAAATGTCAGCATTTGCAAATCTGAATGAGGTAATGAATTGTAACTCGACTCTGCAGTTACCCTCGGCTCGACCGTCCTTTTTAGTATTATTCTTCTGCTTTGATTTTAGCACCCCCCCTCGACTTTGTTTTCAGTTCACCTTCCTCATCCACCTCCGTAACCTCCAATTAAAGCAACTCTCCGGTCAAACTTTAGCAGGATTGAAGTGTTCACAGAAGCCCCTCTGGCTGGTAAACAGACGAGTGTGGAACATGAATGTGGAATGCTGAAAGCTTTTGTCTCACTTTTTATGTATTAACTAAATATATTAACACCTCCACAAATCTCTTGCCCATCGACAGCTTCAGGAAGGTCAGCTTGTGGTCCGTCACTTCCAGTTCCTGCGTTGGTCCCCATACCGGGACGTGCCCGACTCCAAGAAAGCCTTCCTCAGCCTTTTGGCTCAGGTTCACAACTGGCAGATGGAGTGTGGAGAAGGACGCACCATTGTCCACTGCCTGTGAGTCCATGATATCTACACTGTCCTAGAAAAGAGGGGGGGCGGTTTCAAACAAGACAACACGTCTAAAATCTTGTGGGAGTCATGCATCATTTGTCTGAGTGGAAACGACTTCCAGACTTTCCATTAGGAGCTTGACCGGACATTTTGCTTCCCAAGTACAAAGTCTTTCTAATGAGATGCAACAATGCATTCACCTTTCTCACCTCACTCCTGTAAATACGATCAAACTACTTTTTTGCGAGTTCTTGAATTTCCTTTACAGAGAAATGTCTctggtgtttgtgtcttttcattAGCTGGTTGAGTGCGGTTGCCTGCCTCCCATTAAAACAATCCCCATCTCCATGTTGAGGTCCTCTGATCCCAGGAGGTCAGGCTGTGTGTGTTAGATGTCTCATATCTTATTAAATCCCCACTCCTGTATTTTAATGAGAATTTTACCCAGATATTCATCATGAAAGTTTTGCCATTTGGCCTTTTCTGACAGCATGCTTGATCTGTGCTCAGTCAAACGGTGACATTTCGCTATGTAGCTCCCCCCTTCGAGAGGCTGCACATTATTAGGTCACTCGTGTCTTTATtcttctgttctgtgtgtgtgtgtgtcttctttaTGGAGCAGGAATGGCGGCGGCCGCAGTGGTACATTCTGTGCCTGTACCATGATCTTGGAAATGATCCGTCACCACAGCATGGCGGACGTGTTCTTTGCGGCCAAAACGTTGCGCAACTCCAAGCCGAACATGGTGGAAACAATGGTGAGCAAAGAGCTTTTACTGCAATGTatgaaatatacaaacaaaaaaagtgctCTGGAAGGAAATCAAATGAATAAGGCTCTGGACATAGATCCTGATTGTGAATTTTAACCATGTTCATATGTATATTTAGAAATATTATCCATATTTTCTGTAATTAAAAGCAGCACATTACTGAGCAGGTGTGTTTAGGCTGCATGGACATGGCATTACAGATGCAGCATATTGAATACAGGGTCAAAAGGAAAGCACGTGGGCACATATTGGTGCGATTTCTCTTCATGTAGCACATGTTGAGGCAAAAATGCATTGAAAACAAATCAACTTGGGCAGTCGCACACATTTGTCCTCATCTTTATGAATACGTGAACGCAGAGAGACGAAATAAATCGTAGGAAACAAAGGAACAGGTTTTTGATAAATGATTCAGTCCATCAGTCTGTAAGTTATTCTGCACACTTTCTTGCTGTCTTGTTACAGCCATGAAAAATAGCAACGGAAATGTGTTGTGGAAAATAATTGCGCTAAATATCGTTGTTCTAGGAGCAGTATCGCTTCTGCTATGATCTGGCCCAGGAGTACCTGGACTGCTTGGAGGTCAGATAGCACTAATCCCTCGCCTCGGAACCTGACCCTGCATCCTGGATCGCTGCTCGTGACGTCCATGTATACAGCTCTGGTTGTCTCCTTCACCCTGCCTAGATGAAATGTCATCTGCCATGACGACTTATTGAGAAAGCTCGCTGGACAACCTGTAACATATTCCCGGTACCCctttcttttttgatttttcCCATCGCCGCTCTTATCCTGTCTTTTGTGCAACTTTTACCTCTGCCGAAACAGGGGACACGCAACGGGAGTCGAGTTCAATTTATAAACAGCCACTGTCAAGGCAGCCGGGACTTCCTGTTGTACACCAAGACTACAGGATTGAAAGAGCTCAGCTGTGTCCTGCCTTACTACGAACAAACACAGGGAACTGCAGTTGATGCCAACCACTGGgtgatattttgtgtttgtttgtaacACTGTAAATGGTGCAAACTGCTGTGTGGGTGAATATTTCATGTTGTAATGTACTATATTGGAATTTCATTGAGCTGACAGTCGAAGGTGAACCGAGGGAGAGAAGGGAAGGAGTTGGTCAAATCTGAGAGACATATCTGTACAGTGGAGTTGCCCTGGACCtaatttctctttatttatctTCCGTGTATATAccgtagatgttttttttttgttcctcctttACACAGTCGTTCCTAGATGTTTggcattttttttatcactgtgCCAATCCATTCATTGTCTATAAGTGGGGACCACTAAAGCATCTGCATGCCCGGTCTTTAAGTGTTTCATTGCAGTGTTCGGCCCAAGTCTGCTTTAAGATGGATTTTTTGACGCGAATTCCCTCTGCTCGTGCCGAGAGAACCCCGTAAGAATAACCACGCCTTCCCGTGCGAGTGAGGAAGACGGCAAAACATCTGTCGCTTTctacatttctatttattcaatgtgttttattttctaaatactgtataaaacatgaaaatttaaataaataaattatgttgTTGCCTAACAGTCAAGCTTTTTGGCGaggtgtcctttttttttttaattcttcctGGCAGAGGACATGAATTTCAACAGCGTAGCATCCCAAATTCTTCAAGCTTTCAAGCAACGTTATTATAAACCATTCCCCTTTCAGCTACGTAGCCAAGAAGGTGATAATGGAGAATCATAACTCTGTGAAGATCCAATCATAATCTTTAATCCATTCAGCAGGTGTCCTTCATTGATGAGTGCTGCCT includes these proteins:
- the LOC137914933 gene encoding receptor-type tyrosine-protein phosphatase U-like, with product TLNSVTPHLDVEECSISLMPRNREKNRSMDVLPPDRSLAFLVTADGEGSNYINAALADSFLRPAAFVVTPHPLPGTTTDFWRLVYDYGCTSVVMLNQLNQSNSAWPCLQYWPEPGLQQFGPMTVELLSRTADDDVIIRLFRVQNITRLQEGQLVVRHFQFLRWSPYRDVPDSKKAFLSLLAQVHNWQMECGEGRTIVHCLNGGGRSGTFCACTMILEMIRHHSMADVFFAAKTLRNSKPNMVETMEQYRFCYDLAQEYLDCLEGTRNGSRVQFINSHCQGSRDFLLYTKTTGLKELSCVLPYYEQTQGTAVDANHWPPFKFSQLHFEKAFISKHEFMMDELLMPPQQHHCHHLPPTL